A part of Synergistales bacterium genomic DNA contains:
- a CDS encoding cobalamin biosynthesis protein, whose amino-acid sequence MTVLSLVLALILDLVTGGPPLSWRPRVLLRRLVTLLADHWPRRLVPARWQGIAFPVAVLLVTFILVSLATALGALLGVGWIVQGLLVYLAMYGAGAGRTVRQIAGRLQRSMHISARELLAEWIGNAFGNIGEKRLIGVSLERLASSLAMGYCAPLLYGLLGGAGLVWFYAAVRFLGSEAKANGRAPLWLLKLELVLEMLPSWCAAGLLALTAPLAGGGFGDSWRIARRDGMFASNPSRGIPVAAMAGALGVTLGGPVMTGQVLVRAPTFGNGPLPETEDLERGLTLFWVAYLGGALILAVPAALLLFRLL is encoded by the coding sequence ATGACGGTTCTTTCCCTTGTATTGGCGCTGATACTGGATCTCGTTACCGGCGGTCCGCCCCTGTCCTGGAGGCCCCGCGTACTGCTGCGGCGCCTGGTGACGCTGCTGGCCGACCACTGGCCGCGACGGCTTGTCCCGGCCAGGTGGCAGGGGATCGCCTTTCCCGTGGCGGTGCTTCTGGTGACCTTCATTCTGGTCTCCCTGGCCACCGCGCTGGGCGCCCTCCTGGGTGTCGGCTGGATTGTCCAGGGGTTGCTGGTCTATCTGGCGATGTACGGCGCCGGGGCTGGGCGGACGGTGCGACAGATCGCCGGAAGGCTGCAGCGGAGCATGCACATCTCCGCACGGGAGCTCCTGGCGGAGTGGATCGGGAATGCCTTCGGCAATATCGGGGAGAAGCGCCTGATCGGTGTCTCGCTGGAGCGGCTGGCGTCGTCGCTGGCCATGGGGTACTGCGCTCCGCTGCTCTACGGGTTGCTGGGCGGCGCCGGTCTGGTCTGGTTCTACGCGGCTGTCCGTTTTCTCGGCAGCGAGGCCAAGGCAAACGGCCGTGCGCCGCTGTGGCTTCTGAAGCTGGAGCTGGTGCTGGAGATGCTTCCTTCCTGGTGTGCGGCGGGACTGCTGGCGCTGACAGCCCCCCTGGCCGGGGGCGGCTTCGGCGACAGCTGGCGGATCGCCCGGCGCGACGGCATGTTCGCCTCCAACCCCTCCCGGGGGATCCCCGTGGCGGCCATGGCGGGTGCGCTGGGGGTGACCCTCGGCGGGCCGGTGATGACCGGGCAGGTGCTGGTGCGGGCGCCGACCTTCGGCAACGGTCCCCTGCCCGAAACGGAGGATCTCGAACGGGGGTTGACCCTCTTCTGGGTGGCCTATCTGGGGGGTGCGCTCATTCTGGCGGTTCCCGCCGCGCTGTTGCTGTTCCGGCTGCTGTAA
- a CDS encoding ornithine cyclodeaminase family protein, translated as MLALSKDDIQSVFSMKEAIEADKEALRLLTEGKTDVPLRTNLKIPGGTGQSLFMPAYVGEIGQAGVKIVSVFPENVKRGLPAVPATMVLVSGETGQVLSILDGTYLTQLRTGACAGAATDLLARKDAAVGALFGTGGQAPCQLEAILAVRDLELVRVFDIDAAKARDFAERMNRELASYGARIEAAADPAVAVAEADIITAVTTSKRPVLDGNQVKPGAHVNGVGAFTPDMQEIGPELIQRADRVFADSRDAVLAESGDFIKPMAEGTFTSEIIDGEAGDLLLGRVEGRRSDREITFFETVGFAGLDVTTAAKIYDKAVAAGVGTELPL; from the coding sequence ATGCTCGCACTGAGCAAGGATGATATCCAGAGCGTTTTCAGCATGAAGGAGGCCATCGAGGCCGACAAGGAGGCCCTCCGGCTCCTCACCGAGGGCAAAACCGACGTACCGCTCCGCACGAACCTCAAGATCCCCGGCGGGACGGGGCAGTCCCTCTTTATGCCGGCCTACGTCGGCGAGATCGGTCAGGCGGGGGTCAAGATCGTCTCTGTCTTCCCGGAGAACGTCAAGCGCGGGCTGCCCGCCGTGCCGGCCACAATGGTGCTGGTCAGCGGCGAGACGGGGCAGGTGCTCTCCATTCTGGACGGCACCTACCTCACCCAGCTCCGGACGGGGGCCTGCGCCGGTGCGGCGACGGATCTTCTGGCCCGGAAGGACGCCGCCGTGGGGGCCCTCTTCGGGACCGGCGGGCAGGCTCCCTGCCAGCTGGAGGCGATCCTGGCCGTCCGGGATCTGGAGCTTGTGCGGGTCTTCGATATCGATGCCGCCAAGGCCAGGGACTTCGCCGAGCGGATGAACCGGGAGCTGGCCTCCTACGGCGCCCGGATCGAAGCGGCTGCTGATCCCGCGGTGGCCGTGGCGGAGGCCGATATCATCACCGCGGTGACCACTTCCAAGAGGCCCGTCCTGGACGGCAACCAGGTGAAGCCAGGGGCCCATGTGAATGGCGTCGGCGCCTTCACGCCGGATATGCAGGAGATCGGTCCGGAGCTGATCCAGCGGGCCGACAGGGTCTTCGCGGACTCCCGGGATGCCGTGCTGGCCGAGTCCGGCGATTTCATCAAGCCCATGGCGGAGGGGACCTTCACCAGTGAGATCATCGACGGGGAAGCGGGCGACCTCCTCCTCGGACGGGTGGAGGGGAGAAGGTCGGATCGGGAGATCACCTTCTTCGAAACCGTCGGCTTCGCCGGCCTCGACGTGACGACGGCGGCGAAGATCTACGACAAGGCCGTCGCCGCCGGTGTGGGGACGGAACTCCCGCTGTAG